The Excalfactoria chinensis isolate bCotChi1 chromosome 10, bCotChi1.hap2, whole genome shotgun sequence genome has a segment encoding these proteins:
- the DIS3L gene encoding DIS3-like exonuclease 1 — MLRTEKVLQLRSQQGRSVRVVREHYLRPDVPCRSALCRAGCPRDGKLLSDDVTHYVVPDWKVVQDYLEILEFPELKGIIFMQTACQAVQHQKGRRQYNKLRNLIKDTRHDCTVFANEFHQNSYQPREKGESMEKWQSRSIYNAAVWYYNHCLGQMPVVMVTEDEDAIRQYGNETEGVFVISFKNYLDNFWPDLKAAHELFDSILQARREREIESQENNGKEYPEHLPMEVLEAGIKSGRYIQGALNVNKHRAQLEAFVRLQGFGSKETELQSDILIYGARARNRAIHGDVVAVELLPSHEWKGRTVALCENETEDKVPADTTGDPMPTGKVVGIIQKNWRDYVVTFPSREESQSQGRNAQKILVTPWDYRIPKIRISTQQAEALQDYRVIVRIDSWESTSVYPNGHFVRVLGRIGDLEGEIAAILVENSISVAPFSEIQMNEMPVSSSKSPWKVNPEEEKKRLNLRDTHLIFSIDPKGCEDVDDALSVRTLPNGNLELGVHIADVTHFVAANSYTDVEARARATTYYLADRRYDMLPAVLSADVCSLLSGVDRYAVSVLWELERESYKILKVCYDKSIIRSAYKLVYEVAQGLLDGDTSVVDDILELKDLDERTREKKLSELVWAISKLTDIARHIRAERDSCGALELEGVEVRVQLDDKKNIHDLIPKQPLEVHETVAECMILANHWVAKKISESFPHQALLRQHPPPRQEFFTDLQECASAKGFSIDTRSNKALAESLDKAEDPLDPIVNKLLRSMATQAMSNALYFSTGSCSEEEFHHYGLALDKYTHFTSPIRRYADIVVHRLLMAATLKETKDVKEKLFSNKDLEELCKHINNRNRAAQHAQKQSTELFQCMYFKDKSPETDERCVADGVIYSIRTNGVLVFVPRYGIKGAAYMKNKEGLVLSCQGERSCEWKPGSLQRFQNRITSTTTTGESVTLSLFDHITVKILVQTSRCHADTIKLEIIKNAPYQTSATEVSKKNFGVVKSELVRAVSQSVEALSAQEKARSAVIEEQCLEYQEYCQTKGASLYQLLEEIRDWALLDVSADACSSC, encoded by the exons ATGCTCCGCACGGAGAAAGTGCTGCAGCTGCGGAGCCAGCAGGGCCGCTCGGTGCGCGTGGTGCGGGAGCACTACCTCCGTCCCGACGTGCCGTGCCGCAGCGCGCTGTGCCGGGCCGGCTGTCCGCGCG ATGGCAAATTGTTATCAGACGACGTGACTCACTATGTTGTCCCAGACTGGAAGGTTGTTCAGGACTACCTTGAGATCCTTGAGTTTCCAGAGCTGAAAGGTATTATATTCATGCAAACAGCATGTCAAGCTGTGCAACATCAAAAAGGTCGCAG gcagTACAACAAGTTGCGAAATCTAATAAAGGACACTCGTCATGACTGTACAGTGTTTGCCAATGAGTTCCACCAGAATTCTTACCAGCcaagagagaagggagaatCCATGGAGAAGTGGCAGAGCAG gagcATTTACAATGCAGCAGTTTGGTATTATAATCATTGCTTGGGTCAGATGCCTGTTGTTATGGTGACAGAAGATGAAGATGCTATCAGGCAGTACggaaatgaaacagaaggagTGTTTGTGATATCCTTTAAG AACTACTTGGATAACTTTTGGCCTGATTTAAAGGCTGCCCATGAACTCTTTGACTCGATACTTCAAGCTCGACGTGAACGGGAGATTGAAAGTCAAGAAAACAACGGAAAAGAATATCCTGAGCATTTACCCATGGAAGTATTGGAGGCTGGGATCAAATCTGGGAGGTACATACAG GGTGCGCTGAATGTCAATAAGCACAGAGCACAACTGGAAGCTTTTGTTCGACTTCAGGGATTTGGCAGCAAAGAAACAG AACTTCAAAGTGACATCCTTATTTACGGGGCCAGAGCTCGAAATCGTGCAATCCATGGTGATGTGGTAGCAGTGGAGTTACTCCCTTCCCATGAATGGAAAGGAAGGACTGTTGCCCTTTGTGAGAATGAGACTGAGGATAAAGTACCTGCAGACACCACTGGTGATCCCATGCCCACAG GTAAAGTTGTTGGAATCATTCAAAAGAACTGGCGGGATTATGTGGTCACTTTCCCCTCTAGAGAAGAGAGCCAGTCCCAAGGCAGAAATGCTCAGAAAATCCTTGTAACACCTTGGGACTACAGAATTCCCAAAATCCGGATCAGTACCCAGCaagcagaagcactgcag GATTACAGAGTTATTGTGCGCATTGATTCCTGGGAATCAACTTCCGTATATCCAAATGGACACTTTGTGAGAGTTTTAGGAAGGATTGGAGATCTCGAAGGGGAAATAGCAGCTATTCTGGTGGagaacagcatttctgttgCTCCCTTCTCAGAAATTCAG ATGAATGAAATGCCCGTGAGTTCTTCAAAGAGTCCATGGAAAGTGAAtccagaggaggaaaagaaacgTCTCAACTTGAGAGATACACATTTAATATTCAGCATTGACCCAAAAGGTTGTGAAGATGTGGATGATGCACTGTCTGTTAGAACGCTGCCTAATGGGAATCTAGAGCTAGGTGTCCACATTGCAGATGTAACCCATTTTGTGGCAGCAAATTCTTACACCGATGTTGAAGCAAGAGCAAG GGCCACAACTTACTATTTAGCAGATCGCCGTTACGACATGCTGCCCGCTGTCCTGAGTGCTGACGTATGCTCTCTTCTCAGTGGAGTTGATAG gtacGCTGTCAGTGTCTTGTGGGAACTAGAAAGAGAGTCATACAAGATACTAAAAGTCTGCTACGACAAAAGCATCATTCGGTCTGCATACAAGCTAGTCTACGAAGTAGCACAGGGGTTATTAGATGGGGACACAAGTGTTGTTGATGATATCCTGGAGCTGAAAGACTTGGATGAAAGaacaagagagaagaaattgtCTGAGCTGGTTTGGGCGATATCAAAACTCACCGATATAGCACGACACATTCGAGCTGAGCGGGACAGCTGCGGTGCTCTGGAACTAGAAGGGGTCGAAGTCCGAGTGCAACTGGATGataaaaaaaacattcatgATCTCATCCCCAAGCAGCCCCTGGAAGTACACGAGACTGTAGCAGAATGTATGATTCTTGCAAACCACTGGGTGGcaaaaaagatttcagaaagcTTTCCTCATCAAGCTTTGTTACGTCAACACCCTCCACCACGACAGGAATTTTTTACTGACCTTCAAGAATGTGCCAGCGCCAAAGGTTTCTCAATAGACACACG GTCTAACAAAGCATTGGCTGAGTCCCTGGATAAAGCAGAAGATCCATTGGATCCAATTGTAAATAAACTGTTGCGATCTATGGCCACTCAAGCAATGTCCAATGCATTGTACTTCTCAACTGGTTCTTGTTCTGAGGAAGAGTTTCATCATTATG GACTTGCTTTAGATAAGTACACTCATTTTACTTCTCCTATCAGAAGATACGCTGATATAGTTGTCCACAGACTCTTGATGGCTGCAACTCTGAAGGAAACTAAGGATGTTAAGGAGAAATTATTCAGTAACAAGGATCTTGAGGAATTGTGCAAACACATTAACAACAGGAACAGG gcagcccagcacGCTCAAAAACAGTCTACTGAACTCTTCCAATGTATGTACTTCAAAGATAAAAGCCCAGAAACAGATGAGCGCTGCGTAGCAGATGGAGTTATCTACTCGATCCGAACAAACGGTGTGCTTGTTtttgtgccaag ATACGGAATCAAAGGTGCTGCTTACATGAAAAACAAGGAAGGCTTAGTCCTGTCTTGTCAAGGTGAGAGAAGCTGTGAGTGGAAGCCTGGATCACTTCAGCGGTTTCAGAACAGAATTACTTCCACTACAACCACTGGAGAATCGGTTACGTTAAGCCTCTTTGATCACATCACA gTGAAGATACTTGTGCAGACTTCCCGCTGCCACGCTGACACAATCAAGCTTGAAATAATCAAGAACGCCCCATACCAGACTTCAGCCACAGAAGTTTCCAAGAAGAATTTTGGTGTGGTGAAATCTGAGTTAGTCAGAGCAGTCAGTCAGTCTGTGGAAGCGCTGAGCGCCCAGGAAAAAGCAAGAAGTGCAGTAATTGAAGAACAATGTCTGGAGTACCAGGAGTACTGCCAGACAAAGGGAGCAAGCTTGtaccagctgctggaggagatcAGGGACTGGGCTCTATTAGATGTCTCAGCTGATGCATGTAGTAGTTGTTGA